The following are from one region of the Nostoc cf. commune SO-36 genome:
- a CDS encoding AAA-type ATPase lid domain-containing protein, giving the protein MTSPETVIWLQERTSLGILSPEVLNAIAQVIEEKVVSAETDLVSEGTPPEALYILVEGQLESNSTNQTNPALACGFLPGAVIELKELLLDQLTPFTITTVTDCHLWVVPGDKFRALVNQYPEIAQAFSRQLAQELAQATSALGYEQERSVALRPYLVTKAQRGIVGTSRYAVKLREQIREAAADRKSVDIFGEPGLEKDNIAALIHFGSPKRREPIIKVNCGILQTSGADLFGRAGGKPGLLEWLGEGTLVLNNIQELPKELLPPVTQLLTTGTYTPATRSGEAAPQPRASKARILIVSEKTQPTIERCIGHIIKVPPLRVRKADIQAQVEYYTSLYIRARGISKPRITPEALRRLQSYDFPGNLKELKNLVERAIVQAEGANELTEEIFWPAETKKKRFRVNLLNAYPGLRRFLRSPWWPDRINYGFTATVFAIAVAVLFIGPQTRDRNFVLNLFWAWWWPFFLFLFPFLGRIWCSVCPFMIYGEITQKLSLWLWPRQLKRWPRQQAEKWGGWFMFGLFTLIFLWEELWHLENTAYLSACLLLLITAGAMIFSALFERRFWCRYLCPIGGMNGLFAKLSMTELRAQQGICSASCTTYQCYKGGPQKGEGMETNGCPLYSHPAQLEDNRDCVLCMTCLKACPHRSVEFNLRPPAIELWTTHVPRSYEVALLFLLLGGIYLHRLPELQSWLGLQLDLTQFWQHLGLSFLVLIIPAAFTFAVYKLIQVSYWLANYIEAAKSKIQNPKSVLESSVPLLPALKLSAKSQNWIKPRSFVELAYSYLPLVLGGNLAHYLRLGLSEGGRILPVTFATFGLGGEQLPILVAHPAVIAFLQGTTIIFSVLLTILLTQKIAKQPLRTLKGLAKLSLLWQHLAAIGLGLSMWAIIVS; this is encoded by the coding sequence ATGACATCTCCAGAAACGGTTATATGGCTACAAGAACGGACGAGTTTAGGAATTCTCTCACCTGAAGTGTTAAATGCGATCGCACAAGTAATTGAAGAAAAAGTAGTGAGTGCCGAAACTGACTTAGTTAGCGAAGGCACTCCTCCAGAAGCCCTTTATATTCTTGTAGAAGGTCAACTCGAAAGCAATAGCACCAATCAAACCAACCCAGCCTTAGCTTGTGGATTCCTCCCCGGTGCAGTGATTGAACTCAAAGAATTGCTGTTGGATCAATTAACTCCATTCACAATTACTACAGTGACAGATTGTCATTTGTGGGTTGTGCCTGGTGATAAATTTCGCGCTTTAGTTAACCAATACCCCGAAATTGCTCAGGCTTTTTCGCGTCAATTGGCTCAAGAATTAGCTCAGGCAACATCTGCACTTGGCTATGAACAAGAACGTTCTGTAGCTTTGCGACCATATTTAGTCACCAAAGCGCAACGCGGAATTGTCGGTACAAGTCGCTATGCGGTAAAGCTGCGCGAACAAATTCGAGAAGCGGCGGCTGACCGTAAATCTGTGGATATTTTCGGAGAACCAGGGTTAGAAAAAGACAATATAGCAGCCCTCATCCACTTTGGTTCTCCAAAACGGCGAGAACCAATTATTAAAGTAAATTGCGGTATTCTGCAAACAAGCGGTGCAGATTTATTCGGTCGCGCTGGCGGTAAACCAGGACTTTTGGAATGGTTGGGAGAAGGTACTTTAGTTCTCAACAACATCCAAGAATTGCCTAAAGAATTATTACCTCCGGTGACGCAGTTGCTCACAACTGGCACATATACTCCCGCGACTCGCTCAGGAGAAGCAGCACCCCAACCTCGTGCCAGTAAAGCTAGAATTCTGATTGTTTCCGAAAAAACTCAGCCGACAATTGAACGCTGTATTGGCCACATTATTAAAGTACCACCGCTACGGGTGCGGAAAGCTGATATTCAGGCACAGGTTGAATATTATACTAGTCTGTACATCCGGGCTAGAGGCATTTCTAAACCGCGCATCACCCCAGAAGCTCTGCGTCGCCTCCAGTCTTATGATTTTCCTGGCAACCTCAAAGAGTTGAAAAATTTGGTAGAAAGGGCGATCGTGCAAGCAGAGGGAGCCAATGAATTAACAGAAGAGATTTTCTGGCCAGCCGAAACTAAGAAAAAACGATTTCGGGTGAATCTGTTAAACGCCTATCCTGGTTTGCGGCGGTTTTTACGTAGTCCTTGGTGGCCCGATCGCATTAACTATGGTTTTACGGCAACGGTTTTTGCGATCGCAGTTGCAGTATTATTTATTGGCCCACAAACGCGCGATCGCAATTTCGTATTAAATCTATTTTGGGCTTGGTGGTGGCCTTTCTTCTTATTTCTCTTTCCCTTTTTGGGACGTATCTGGTGTTCTGTTTGTCCCTTCATGATTTACGGAGAAATTACCCAAAAGTTATCTCTCTGGCTATGGCCTCGACAACTCAAGCGCTGGCCGAGACAGCAAGCTGAAAAATGGGGCGGATGGTTCATGTTTGGTTTGTTCACCCTAATTTTCTTATGGGAAGAACTCTGGCATTTAGAAAATACTGCCTACCTTAGTGCTTGTTTGTTGCTGTTAATTACTGCTGGGGCAATGATTTTCTCCGCTCTTTTTGAACGGCGGTTTTGGTGTCGTTATCTTTGCCCCATTGGGGGGATGAATGGTTTATTTGCCAAACTCTCCATGACGGAACTCCGGGCACAGCAAGGTATTTGTTCTGCCAGTTGCACCACTTATCAGTGCTATAAAGGTGGCCCGCAAAAAGGCGAAGGGATGGAAACTAATGGATGTCCCTTGTATTCTCACCCAGCCCAGTTAGAAGATAACAGAGATTGCGTGTTGTGCATGACTTGCCTTAAAGCCTGTCCCCATCGTTCCGTTGAATTCAACTTGCGTCCCCCTGCGATTGAACTGTGGACAACTCATGTACCCCGCAGCTATGAAGTAGCATTATTGTTTTTGCTGTTGGGTGGTATATATCTGCATCGCTTGCCGGAGTTACAATCTTGGTTAGGGTTACAACTGGATTTAACTCAGTTTTGGCAACATTTGGGATTATCATTCTTAGTGTTAATTATCCCAGCAGCTTTTACCTTTGCAGTCTACAAACTGATACAAGTGTCTTACTGGTTAGCGAACTATATCGAAGCAGCAAAATCCAAAATCCAAAATCCAAAATCCGTCTTAGAAAGTTCTGTTCCTTTGCTTCCAGCGCTCAAACTTTCCGCAAAATCTCAAAATTGGATTAAGCCTCGCTCATTTGTAGAACTTGCATATAGCTATCTACCATTAGTTTTGGGAGGAAACTTAGCTCACTATCTGCGTTTAGGCTTAAGCGAAGGTGGGCGGATTTTACCTGTTACTTTTGCTACTTTTGGTTTGGGTGGTGAACAATTGCCAATATTGGTTGCTCACCCAGCAGTGATTGCCTTTTTGCAAGGTACAACCATAATTTTTTCAGTGTTGCTGACTATATTATTAACGCAAAAAATTGCAAAGCAACCACTGCGTACACTGAAGGGTTTAGCGAAGCTATCGCTTCTTTGGCAACACTTAGCAGCCATTGGCTTGGGACTCAGTATGTGGGCAATAATCGTGTCGTAA